The genomic interval TTTGATTCGGGTGTTTCCGTCCATGTCTCGGAAAATCAAATGACCCAGCGCTTGGCTAAAAAACTGAATGAAACTTATAAAAAGAATTTTTCAAAGCCCGTTATCCATAAAGGAAAGGGCGGCGATGTTTTTATTATTACGATGAGTTTTCAAAAATAATAACCCCAGCGCGTTGGCCGGGGTTTTTTTAGAGATAAATTTTTAAAAGAACGAAGAATGGACGAACGGCAGAAACGAAAACTAAATATTTATTTTTTGTCCTTGATTTTTAGGACCAAAAGGGCTTTTGTCTTTGCCGTTCGTTATTTTATGATATAAAGTATTTTAAATTTCCGCAAGCTAAACCTGTGGATAACTTTTTCGGCGATTTTAAATATAGTGATACGTTAAAAATATGAATTCCGATTGGATAATTTTTGCGGTTTTGGCTTATTTTGGCTTGGCGTTGTCTGTTGTTTTTGACAAGCTGCTTTTGGAAAAATACATTCCGCGCCCATATTTATACGCCGCTTATGTCGGACTTCTCGGATTCTACGGCTGGTTTCTGGCGCCTTTTGGTTTTTCTTTTGATAATTTGACGCTTTCGGCGGCGCTGTTCAGCGTCTTAAGCGGACTGATGTTCATATTCGCGCTTATCTTTTTTTATTGGAGCGTTCAGCGCGATGAAATTTCAAGAATAGCGGGATTAACGGGAGCTTTCAGCGCTGTTTTAATTTGGTTTTTCGTGAATCGGCTAAAATTGGAGAGTTTAGGACAAACGGAGATTTTGGCTTTTTCTCTTTTGATTTTAGGGGGAGTTTTGATGTCTTTCCGCCGCGGCTATTTTAGATTTTCCGTAAAAACTTTATTTTTAGGAGCGCTAGCTTCGTTATTTTTTGCTTTTTCTTTAATCTTAATTAAGATTGCTTATTCAAAAACCGGATTTTTAAACGCTTATATTTTAGGGCGCAGCGGAGAATTTTTGGCTGGCCTTTTGTTTTTAACCGTCTCTTCGGTTCGGCGCGATATTTTTTCTAATTTGAAAAGCGCCGGCAAAAACGGCGTCGCGATTTTTTTGGGGAATAAAATTTTAGCGGCCGGTTCTTTTCTTTTGCTTAATTATGCCGTGCTTTTGGGAAAAATCAGCTTAATTCAAGCTATGCAGGGTTTGCAATATGTTTTTGTTTTAGTTTTGGCTTTAATAGCTTCTTTTAAAATGCCGCAGATTTTTAAGGAAGAAATCGGTTTTAGCGCTATCCTTCAAAAAGGATTTGCCGTTCTGATGATTATAGCCGGAATTATTTTATTGGTGGCGTTTTAAAATTAACTTTGCTATATTTATAGATATGATCAGTAAAGTCGTTAAAATTATGGTTTTGTCCGATTTTGTGTTCAACTCCGCTCTTGGCTCTTTTGGACCTGTTTTTGCTATTTTTTTGACAGATAAAATAACAGGAGGCAACGCGGAAGTAGTGGGGTTTTCCGTAGCTGTTTATTGGGTGGTTAAATCCATTTTTCAGCTGCCAATCGCCAGATTTTTAGATAAAACTGACGGTGAAAAAGACGACTTTTACGCTTTGTTTACAGGTTATATTCTAGCCAGCATTTCCGTTTTTCTTTTTATTTTTGCCAAAACTCCTCTTCATATTTATTTAATTCAGGCTTTTTTTGGAATAGTGATGGCGATAGCGGTTCCGGCGTGGTACGGCATTTTTACCCGCCATATTGACGATGACAAGACAAGTTTTGAATGGAGTCTGGAAAGCGTTTTTTCCGTGGGTTTGGCAACGGCGATTTCCGGCGCCATTGGCGGCATAATCGTCACTAAGTTCGGTTTTAATGTTTTGTTTGTCTGCGCCAGTGCCTTTTCTTTTTTGAGCGCTTTTTCGCTTTTATTTTTATATCCTCACCTGACTAAAAAAACTGCGTCAAAAATAACTATGGCGGACGTTAAAAACCGCCAGCAGCAATATTATATATAGTGGTAATTTTTAGCGGGGATAATCAAAAACTGGCGAAAATTTTTCAAGAGATGGCTGAATTCCTATCAATGGAAGAAGTGGCTTTTAAGCCGCGCGCTTACGAAAAAGCGGCTTTGAGCCTGGAAACATTGCGGGAAAATATCGGCGAAATTTACAAAAAAAAAGGCATTGAGGGTTTGAAAAGCATTCCCGGCGTTGGCCAAGGCATCGCGGAAAAAATTATTGAATATCTGAAAACCGGAAAAATTAAAGAGCATCAGCGGCTAAAGAAAAAATTTCCCGTGAAGATAGAGGAATTGACGGCCGTGGAAGGGATTGGCCCGAAAATGGCGCGGGATTTATACGAACAGCTTAAAATTAAAGATATTAAAGATTTGGAAAAAGCCGCGAAAGCCGGAAAAATTCGCGGTTTGCCGCGTTTCGGCTTGAAAACCGAACAAAATATTTTACAAGGCATAAAATTTTTTAAAAAAAGCGGGAGCAGATTTTTATTGGGAGAAATTCTTCCGAGAGTTTATGAAATAATCGCGGAATTAAAAAATTTTAAAGAAGTCAAACAAATTTCCGAAGCCGGTTCAGTCCGGCGTCGCCTGGAAACAATCGGCGATATTGATATTTTAATTGCCAGTCCTAATCCTGAAAAAGTCGTTGATTATTTTGTTTCTCTGCCCGGGATTATAAAAAT from Candidatus Niyogibacteria bacterium carries:
- a CDS encoding MFS transporter, translated to MISKVVKIMVLSDFVFNSALGSFGPVFAIFLTDKITGGNAEVVGFSVAVYWVVKSIFQLPIARFLDKTDGEKDDFYALFTGYILASISVFLFIFAKTPLHIYLIQAFFGIVMAIAVPAWYGIFTRHIDDDKTSFEWSLESVFSVGLATAISGAIGGIIVTKFGFNVLFVCASAFSFLSAFSLLFLYPHLTKKTASKITMADVKNRQQQYYI